In Chrysemys picta bellii isolate R12L10 chromosome 3, ASM1138683v2, whole genome shotgun sequence, a single genomic region encodes these proteins:
- the CEP68 gene encoding centrosomal protein of 68 kDa isoform X2, which produces MKMVECPGCKEHLPNTPERQPTLQSSAMDAKVYISSSESLPALNADCGSQASLSLSSTTLKSLPNRTLPSFDTVIPPFSRSSLSTPPSEDDDFEQQEIRSRSLPARRVFSSSEVFPSRYLHSRSTPVEDPMLSTRRPLNPLFDDCIAVEQEKKRSSFQADYWACAIPDSLPPSPDRQSPHWNPNKEYEDLLDYTYPLKPKYKLAKNTKSVMPDPFFHDSGIDLDSFSLSPESTLKCISAPGQNQHASGSNVSQSKECGISAERFSTPLSKKPGYLGTVPYYGSSPITKVSFAECVATATKADPIRGFANSLLTSKCAGLGSCDRTRIDGRGWGSRGDEDFSKCQVKKKGASHFIPSMQILPLKKAWENDEEFLSLPPRVKELEGLARYLSDLSLTKGRPGHDQVQQDLPCYSGSRGQLSADSVEGQGSIKSKYGIHGSEDWVLCHACNSQKPSTENIYLSSQDHRESVSRLGMPSIRDMLDGRYLCAPETEGQHLPKGRDQQKESLAQCIKIFCCQLEELIHWLYKVAEVTDNWIPPKPDVESVKTSLHRYLQFKKDVADHQTLTESVLQRGETLLKCMVSNSPVLKDTLGLIAKQSEELESHAERLYESVLAATDTIGGDSLIKDSDTQQTVAEAKEAKWVIPLAEMELVSQSLEA; this is translated from the exons ATGAAAATGGTGGAATGTCCGGGCTGTAAGGAGCACCTTCCGAATACTCCTGAGCGTCAGCCAACACTTCAGAGCTCAGCAATGGACGCCAAAGTTTACATCTCCAGTTCTGAGTCCCTTCCTGCCCTAAATGCTGACTGTGGGAGCCAGGCCTCACTTTCCCTTTCTTCAACCACTTTGAAGTCTTTGCCGAACAGAACACTCCCCAGTTTTGATACAGTAATCCCACCGTTTTCCAGATCGAGCCTTTCCACGCCACCTTCAGAAGACGATGACTTTGAACAGCAGGAGATAAGATCAAGAAGCTTACCAGCTCGAAGGGTTTTTTCTTCATCTGAAGTCTTCCCCTCTCGGTATCTGCACAGTCGCTCTACTCCAGTAGAAGATCCCATGCTCAGCACACGCAGGCCATTAAATCCTCTCTTTGATGACTGCATAGCTGTggaacaagaaaaaaagaggtCGTCCTTTCAGGCTGATTACTGGGCATGTGCAATACCTGATTCTTTACCCCCGTCTCCGGACCGGCAGTCTCCACACTGGAACCCTAATAAAGAGTATGAGGACTTGCTTGATTACACTTACCCTTTGAAGCCAAAATACAAGCTTGCAAAGAACACCAAGTCTGTGATGCCTGATCCCTTCTTCCATGACTCTGGTATAGATCTTGACAGCTTTTCTCTTTCACCTGAGAGCACTTTGAAGTGTATCAGTGCACCCGGTCAAAATCAACATGCTTCAGGGAGCAACGTAAGCCAGAGTAAGGAGTGTGGGATCTCGGCAGAGAGATTTTCAACTCCCTTGTCTAAGAAGCCAGGATATTTAGGAACAGTTCCTTATTATGGATCTTCACCTATCACAAAAGTGTCCTTTGCAGAATGTGTTGCTACTGCCACCAAAGCAGATCCCATTAGAGGGTTTGCAAACAGTTTGCTTACTTCTAAGTGTGCTGGACTTGGTTCATGTGATCGGACTCGCATAGATGGGAGAGGCTGGGGTAGTAGAGGAGATGAAGACTTTTCAAAGTGTCAGGTAAAGAAAAAGGGTGCCAGTCATTTTATACCCTCTATGCAAATACTGCCACTGAAAAAAGCATGGGAGAATGATGAAGAATTTctttccctgcctcccagagtCAAGGAGTTAGAAGGTTTGGCTCGATATTTGTCTGATCTTTCGCTGACTAAAGGGAGACCTGGGCATGACCAGGTGCAACAAGACCTTCCATGCTACAGTGGCAGCAGAGGGCAGCTTTCAGCTGACTCTGTTGAAGGTCAAGGCAGCATAAAGAGCAAATATGGAATTCACGGCAGTGAGGATTGGGTTCTGTGTCATGCATGCAACTCTCAAAAGCCCTCTACAGAAAATATTTACCTGAGTAGCCAGGACCACAGGGAATCTGTAAGCAGATTGGGAATGCCCTCCATCAGGGACATGCTAGATGGCAGATACCTATGTGCACCGGAGACTGAAGGGCAGCATCTACCAAAAGGGAGGGACCAACAGAAAGAGTCACTTGCACAATGTATTAAG ATATTTTGCTGTCAGCTAGAAGAGCTAATTCATTGGCTGTATAAAGTAGCAGAAGTTACAGACAACTGGATTCCACCCAAACCAGACGTTGAAAGTGTGAAGACCTCCCTACATCGTTACCTG caattcaagaaagatgtagcTGATCACCAGACGCTGACAGAGAGTGTGTTACAAAGGGGTGAAACCCTCCTGAAATGCATGGTGTCGAATTCACCAG TTTTAAAGGACACCCTTGGATTGATTGCAAAACAATCAGAAGAACTTGAAAGCCATGCAGAACGTTTGTATGAATCGGTTTTGGCAGCTACGGATACCATTGGGGGTGACAGCCTGATAAAGGACAGTGACACGCAACAAACGGTTGCTGAGGCAAAAGAAGCCAAGTGG GTAATACCTCTAGCAGAGATGGAACTTGTCAGCCAGTCTTTGGAGGCATGA
- the CEP68 gene encoding centrosomal protein of 68 kDa isoform X3 has protein sequence MMKMVECPGCKEHLPNTPERQPTLQSSAMDAKVYISSSESLPALNADCGSQASLSLSSTTLKSLPNRTLPSFDTVIPPFSRSSLSTPPSEDDDFEQQEIRSRSLPARRVFSSSEVFPSRYLHSRSTPVEDPMLSTRRPLNPLFDDCIAVEQEKKRSSFQADYWACAIPDSLPPSPDRQSPHWNPNKEYEDLLDYTYPLKPKYKLAKNTKSVMPDPFFHDSGIDLDSFSLSPESTLKCISAPGQNQHASGSNVSQSKECGISAERFSTPLSKKPGYLGTVPYYGSSPITKVSFAECVATATKADPIRGFANSLLTSKCAGLGSCDRTRIDGRGWGSRGDEDFSKCQVKKKGASHFIPSMQILPLKKAWENDEEFLSLPPRVKELEGLARYLSDLSLTKGRPGHDQVQQDLPCYSGSRGQLSADSVEGQGSIKSKYGIHGSEDWVLCHACNSQKPSTENIYLSSQDHRESVSRLGMPSIRDMLDGRYLCAPETEGQHLPKGRDQQKESLAQCIKIFCCQLEELIHWLYKVAEVTDNWIPPKPDVESVKTSLHRYLQFKKDVADHQTLTESVLQRGETLLKCMVSNSPVLKDTLGLIAKQSEELESHAERLYESVLAATDTIGGDSLIKDSDTQQTVAEAKEAKWVIPLAEMELVSQSLEA, from the exons ATGAAAATGGTGGAATGTCCGGGCTGTAAGGAGCACCTTCCGAATACTCCTGAGCGTCAGCCAACACTTCAGAGCTCAGCAATGGACGCCAAAGTTTACATCTCCAGTTCTGAGTCCCTTCCTGCCCTAAATGCTGACTGTGGGAGCCAGGCCTCACTTTCCCTTTCTTCAACCACTTTGAAGTCTTTGCCGAACAGAACACTCCCCAGTTTTGATACAGTAATCCCACCGTTTTCCAGATCGAGCCTTTCCACGCCACCTTCAGAAGACGATGACTTTGAACAGCAGGAGATAAGATCAAGAAGCTTACCAGCTCGAAGGGTTTTTTCTTCATCTGAAGTCTTCCCCTCTCGGTATCTGCACAGTCGCTCTACTCCAGTAGAAGATCCCATGCTCAGCACACGCAGGCCATTAAATCCTCTCTTTGATGACTGCATAGCTGTggaacaagaaaaaaagaggtCGTCCTTTCAGGCTGATTACTGGGCATGTGCAATACCTGATTCTTTACCCCCGTCTCCGGACCGGCAGTCTCCACACTGGAACCCTAATAAAGAGTATGAGGACTTGCTTGATTACACTTACCCTTTGAAGCCAAAATACAAGCTTGCAAAGAACACCAAGTCTGTGATGCCTGATCCCTTCTTCCATGACTCTGGTATAGATCTTGACAGCTTTTCTCTTTCACCTGAGAGCACTTTGAAGTGTATCAGTGCACCCGGTCAAAATCAACATGCTTCAGGGAGCAACGTAAGCCAGAGTAAGGAGTGTGGGATCTCGGCAGAGAGATTTTCAACTCCCTTGTCTAAGAAGCCAGGATATTTAGGAACAGTTCCTTATTATGGATCTTCACCTATCACAAAAGTGTCCTTTGCAGAATGTGTTGCTACTGCCACCAAAGCAGATCCCATTAGAGGGTTTGCAAACAGTTTGCTTACTTCTAAGTGTGCTGGACTTGGTTCATGTGATCGGACTCGCATAGATGGGAGAGGCTGGGGTAGTAGAGGAGATGAAGACTTTTCAAAGTGTCAGGTAAAGAAAAAGGGTGCCAGTCATTTTATACCCTCTATGCAAATACTGCCACTGAAAAAAGCATGGGAGAATGATGAAGAATTTctttccctgcctcccagagtCAAGGAGTTAGAAGGTTTGGCTCGATATTTGTCTGATCTTTCGCTGACTAAAGGGAGACCTGGGCATGACCAGGTGCAACAAGACCTTCCATGCTACAGTGGCAGCAGAGGGCAGCTTTCAGCTGACTCTGTTGAAGGTCAAGGCAGCATAAAGAGCAAATATGGAATTCACGGCAGTGAGGATTGGGTTCTGTGTCATGCATGCAACTCTCAAAAGCCCTCTACAGAAAATATTTACCTGAGTAGCCAGGACCACAGGGAATCTGTAAGCAGATTGGGAATGCCCTCCATCAGGGACATGCTAGATGGCAGATACCTATGTGCACCGGAGACTGAAGGGCAGCATCTACCAAAAGGGAGGGACCAACAGAAAGAGTCACTTGCACAATGTATTAAG ATATTTTGCTGTCAGCTAGAAGAGCTAATTCATTGGCTGTATAAAGTAGCAGAAGTTACAGACAACTGGATTCCACCCAAACCAGACGTTGAAAGTGTGAAGACCTCCCTACATCGTTACCTG caattcaagaaagatgtagcTGATCACCAGACGCTGACAGAGAGTGTGTTACAAAGGGGTGAAACCCTCCTGAAATGCATGGTGTCGAATTCACCAG TTTTAAAGGACACCCTTGGATTGATTGCAAAACAATCAGAAGAACTTGAAAGCCATGCAGAACGTTTGTATGAATCGGTTTTGGCAGCTACGGATACCATTGGGGGTGACAGCCTGATAAAGGACAGTGACACGCAACAAACGGTTGCTGAGGCAAAAGAAGCCAAGTGG GTAATACCTCTAGCAGAGATGGAACTTGTCAGCCAGTCTTTGGAGGCATGA